One window of Bacillota bacterium genomic DNA carries:
- a CDS encoding leucine--tRNA ligase has product MAQTVPRAKTYDFEQVERKWQQRWEEQQLYRVDEKSTRPKFYCLEMFPYPSGRLHMGHVRNYTIGDVIARFKRMRGFNVLHPMGWDAFGLPAENAAIKHNIHPAKWTWDNIDYMRGQLKRLGLSYDWSREVATCHPDYYKWTQWLFLRFFERGLAYRKRAPVNWCPSCNTVLANEQVVQGLCERCDSVVETRELEQWFFRITDYAERLLQDIDKLEGWPEKVKVMQRNWIGKSVGVEIRFPLADREGELTVFTTRPDTIFGATYMVIAPEHPLAETLIADSPDKEAIRRFIDEVKRQGEIARTSEEGEKLGVFTGSYCINPFTGERIPIWIGNYVLGSYGTGAVMAVPAHDQRDLEFARKYGLPVRVVIAPPDGTALDPATMTEAYVEPGIMVNSGPFSGLPSEEGWQRIADEVERRGIGRRKVQYRLRDWLISRQRYWGCPIPIIYCDHCGIVPVPDDQLPVLLPDDVEFHPTGRSPLLDHAGFVNTTCPRCSRPARRETDTIDTFVDSSWYFLRFADPHAADEPFNKAKVDYWMPVDQYIGGVEHAILHLLYARFFQLVLADMGLVSEAHPFANLLTQGMVIKDGAKMSKSKGNVVDPNDIVARYGADTARLFILFTAPPERDLEWSDAGVEGAYRFINRVWRLVSELADVARGADDGPQELREADLELRRMVHKTLQRVTVDVEQRFHFNTAVAALMELVNAFYAYKDSVRPLNRAVVAEGLEKLVLMLAPFAPHLAEELWEMLGHGESVHLQAWPAFDPEVVRSDEVELAVQINGRVRDRLVIARDASEEEVRQAALALDKVKAALAGAEIARVVVVPGRLVNIVVKR; this is encoded by the coding sequence ATGGCGCAAACCGTGCCGCGAGCGAAAACGTACGATTTCGAGCAAGTGGAGCGCAAGTGGCAGCAGCGGTGGGAGGAGCAGCAGCTGTACCGGGTGGATGAAAAGTCGACCCGACCCAAGTTCTACTGCCTCGAGATGTTCCCGTATCCGTCGGGACGACTGCACATGGGCCACGTGCGCAACTACACCATCGGCGACGTCATCGCGCGCTTCAAGCGCATGCGGGGCTTCAACGTCCTGCACCCGATGGGCTGGGACGCGTTCGGCCTGCCGGCGGAAAACGCGGCCATCAAGCACAACATCCACCCGGCCAAGTGGACGTGGGACAACATCGACTACATGCGGGGCCAGCTGAAGCGGCTGGGCCTGAGCTACGACTGGAGCCGGGAAGTCGCCACGTGCCACCCGGATTACTACAAGTGGACGCAGTGGCTGTTCCTGCGCTTTTTCGAGCGAGGCCTGGCGTACCGCAAGCGAGCCCCGGTCAACTGGTGTCCCAGCTGCAACACGGTGCTGGCCAACGAACAAGTGGTCCAAGGCTTGTGCGAGCGCTGCGACTCGGTCGTCGAGACGCGCGAGCTGGAGCAGTGGTTTTTCCGCATCACCGACTACGCCGAGCGGCTGCTGCAAGACATCGACAAGCTGGAAGGCTGGCCGGAAAAGGTCAAGGTGATGCAGCGCAACTGGATCGGCAAGAGCGTCGGCGTGGAGATCCGCTTCCCGCTGGCTGACCGCGAGGGCGAGCTGACCGTCTTCACTACCCGGCCCGACACCATTTTCGGCGCCACGTACATGGTCATCGCGCCCGAGCATCCGCTGGCGGAAACGCTCATCGCCGATTCGCCGGACAAGGAGGCCATTCGGCGGTTCATCGACGAGGTCAAGCGGCAAGGGGAGATCGCCCGCACCAGCGAAGAGGGCGAAAAGCTGGGGGTCTTCACGGGATCGTACTGCATCAATCCCTTCACCGGCGAGCGCATCCCCATCTGGATCGGTAACTACGTGCTGGGCAGCTACGGCACGGGCGCGGTGATGGCGGTGCCCGCCCATGACCAGCGCGACCTGGAGTTTGCCCGCAAGTACGGCTTGCCGGTGCGCGTCGTCATCGCGCCTCCCGACGGCACTGCGCTGGATCCGGCGACGATGACCGAGGCCTACGTGGAGCCGGGTATTATGGTGAACTCGGGGCCGTTCAGCGGCCTGCCCAGCGAGGAAGGCTGGCAGCGCATCGCCGACGAGGTGGAGCGGCGCGGCATCGGCCGCCGCAAGGTGCAGTACCGGCTGCGCGACTGGCTCATTTCCCGCCAGCGCTACTGGGGTTGCCCGATCCCGATCATCTACTGCGACCATTGCGGCATCGTGCCGGTGCCCGACGACCAGCTGCCGGTGCTGCTGCCCGACGACGTGGAGTTTCACCCGACGGGCCGCTCGCCGCTGCTGGACCACGCCGGCTTCGTCAACACCACGTGCCCGCGCTGCAGCCGGCCGGCGCGCCGGGAGACGGACACCATCGACACGTTCGTCGACTCGTCGTGGTACTTCCTGCGGTTTGCGGATCCGCACGCGGCCGACGAGCCGTTCAACAAGGCGAAGGTCGACTATTGGATGCCGGTGGACCAGTACATCGGCGGCGTCGAGCACGCGATATTGCACCTGCTCTACGCCCGCTTCTTCCAGCTGGTTCTGGCGGACATGGGCTTGGTCAGCGAGGCGCATCCGTTCGCGAACTTGCTGACGCAGGGGATGGTGATCAAGGACGGCGCCAAGATGTCCAAGTCCAAGGGCAACGTGGTCGACCCCAACGACATCGTGGCCCGCTACGGCGCGGACACGGCCCGGCTGTTCATCTTGTTTACGGCGCCGCCCGAGCGTGACCTGGAATGGTCCGACGCGGGCGTCGAGGGTGCGTACCGGTTCATTAACCGGGTGTGGCGGCTAGTCAGCGAGCTGGCCGACGTGGCCCGCGGCGCGGACGACGGGCCGCAGGAACTGCGCGAGGCCGATCTGGAGCTGCGCCGCATGGTGCACAAGACGCTCCAGCGGGTCACCGTTGACGTCGAACAGCGGTTCCACTTCAACACGGCGGTCGCGGCGCTGATGGAGCTGGTCAACGCGTTCTACGCGTACAAGGACAGCGTGCGCCCGCTGAACCGGGCCGTGGTGGCGGAAGGCCTGGAGAAGCTGGTGCTCATGCTGGCGCCCTTTGCGCCGCACCTGGCCGAAGAGCTGTGGGAGATGCTGGGTCACGGCGAGAGCGTGCACCTGCAGGCGTGGCCTGCGTTCGACCCGGAGGTCGTCCGCAGCGACGAGGTGGAGTTGGCGGTCCAGATCAACGGCCGGGTGCGCGACCGCCTGGTCATCGCGCGGGACGCTTCCGAGGAGGAGGTGCGGCAGGCGGCGCTGGCCCTGGACAAGGTGAAGGCGGCCCTGGCCGGCGCCGAGATTGCCCGCGTCGTCGTGGTGCCCGGCCGGCTGGTCAACATCGTCGTCAAGCGCTGA
- a CDS encoding 30S ribosomal protein S20, with translation MPNTRSAAKRMRVIARRTLRNRMIKSRMKTFIRKYEAALAQGDLALSAELLRKATSEIDRAAAKGVIHRNAASRRKSRLAAKFNALMKAVNG, from the coding sequence ATGCCCAATACTCGCTCCGCCGCCAAGCGCATGCGCGTCATCGCTCGGCGTACGCTGCGCAACCGCATGATCAAGTCGCGGATGAAGACGTTCATTCGCAAGTACGAAGCGGCTTTGGCGCAGGGGGATTTGGCCTTGTCGGCCGAGCTGCTGCGGAAGGCGACCAGCGAGATCGATCGCGCCGCGGCGAAAGGGGTCATTCACCGCAACGCGGCCTCCCGCCGCAAGTCGAGGCTCGCTGCCAAGTTCAACGCTTTGATGAAGGCGGTCAACGGCTGA
- a CDS encoding GPR endopeptidase — protein MRKYGPRTDLALEAREVVIQREGPPEIPGVAVETERTDVGLISRVVIATEEGGRAMGKLPGRYSTIDAPALRSRDAEQLEKVAALIAREIRAFLAELRVPPQADAIVIGLGNWNSTPDALGPRTVHHLTVTRHFFYMAPPAGRAGMRPVAGLSPGVLGITGLETAEIVQGLVRQIQPGLVVCVDALAARSTERLLTTVQISDAGIQPGSGVGNKRYGITRATLGVPVLAIGVPTVVHATTVVSDGLERLAAGGAFPRPAPLPGAGAFGAGFAPPGSTIPPPVKREVLEQVLQPFMGDLIMTPKEIDVLVEDAAETLAEGLDNGLHEELDLNRLILSAVGAR, from the coding sequence GTGCGTAAGTACGGGCCGCGCACGGACTTGGCGCTGGAAGCCCGGGAAGTCGTCATTCAGCGCGAAGGCCCGCCGGAAATTCCCGGGGTCGCGGTGGAAACCGAACGGACCGACGTGGGGCTCATCTCGCGCGTCGTCATCGCCACCGAGGAAGGCGGCCGCGCCATGGGGAAGCTGCCCGGCCGCTACTCGACTATCGACGCGCCGGCCTTGCGCAGCCGCGATGCGGAGCAACTGGAGAAGGTAGCCGCGCTCATCGCGCGCGAAATCCGCGCGTTTCTCGCCGAACTGCGCGTGCCCCCGCAAGCCGACGCCATCGTCATCGGGCTCGGGAACTGGAACTCCACGCCCGACGCGCTGGGTCCCCGCACGGTTCATCACCTGACCGTTACGCGCCACTTCTTTTACATGGCGCCGCCGGCTGGCCGCGCCGGCATGCGGCCGGTGGCCGGGCTGTCGCCCGGCGTGCTGGGCATTACGGGGCTGGAGACGGCGGAAATCGTGCAGGGCCTCGTGCGCCAAATTCAACCTGGACTTGTGGTGTGTGTCGACGCCTTGGCCGCCCGCAGCACCGAGCGCCTGCTGACGACGGTACAGATTTCCGATGCCGGCATTCAGCCGGGTTCGGGCGTCGGCAACAAGCGCTACGGCATCACTCGCGCCACACTGGGCGTACCCGTGCTGGCCATCGGGGTGCCGACGGTGGTGCACGCGACGACGGTGGTCAGCGACGGTCTGGAACGGCTGGCCGCGGGCGGCGCGTTTCCGCGGCCTGCGCCGCTCCCGGGAGCAGGGGCGTTCGGCGCGGGTTTCGCGCCGCCGGGATCCACGATTCCGCCTCCCGTCAAGCGCGAAGTGCTGGAGCAGGTGCTGCAGCCCTTTATGGGCGACCTCATCATGACGCCGAAAGAAATCGACGTGCTGGTCGAAGATGCCGCCGAGACGCTGGCCGAGGGGCTGGACAACGGACTGCACGAAGAGCTGGACTTGAACCGCCTCATCCTCTCAGCCGTCGGCGCGCGGTGA
- a CDS encoding glycosyltransferase family 4 protein, translating into MKIAVFTDSYHPYVSGVVRSIDTFAAQLLALGHEVYIFGPRYYYSEKFHASGGGSDGDGPATRVFRYWSIPVPMYRGFAAPVPISVHAEQVIRELEIDVLHSHTPFAMGTLCAVLARRLRRPFVFTHHTMYHEYVHYVPGVRTALRELMLRYVGAYCRRTDLVIAPTPQVRDFIVEAYGLDTRRVKAIPTGIEPDEFRHGDGAGVRRRLGIPADAAVLTFVGRLGREKNVEFLLRAFKLVAARRSDAHLVLVGDGPIRSQLEELAAQEGLAGRVHFTGTLAKPDVIDVYHAADVFVIASTTETQGLVTLEAMAAGLPVVGVDAPGTHDLVEHGVQGLLTPEAEDAFAEAIVRVLGDAQLRARFSRQALERAERFSARHMALKLLEAYEELVRARAGVAGGRNRLAAME; encoded by the coding sequence GTGAAAATCGCAGTCTTTACCGACAGCTACCACCCTTACGTCAGCGGCGTGGTGCGGTCCATCGACACGTTCGCCGCCCAGCTGCTGGCGCTGGGGCACGAAGTATACATTTTCGGCCCGCGCTACTATTACTCCGAGAAATTCCACGCGTCCGGCGGCGGATCCGACGGCGACGGGCCGGCCACGCGGGTTTTTCGCTATTGGTCGATCCCGGTGCCGATGTACCGCGGGTTCGCGGCGCCGGTGCCAATTTCGGTGCACGCCGAGCAGGTCATCCGCGAACTCGAGATTGACGTGCTGCACAGCCACACGCCCTTCGCGATGGGCACGCTGTGCGCCGTGCTGGCGCGACGGCTGCGCCGGCCGTTCGTCTTCACGCACCATACGATGTACCACGAATACGTGCATTACGTGCCCGGTGTACGGACGGCGCTGCGCGAGCTGATGCTGCGCTACGTAGGAGCATACTGCCGCCGCACGGATCTCGTCATCGCCCCCACGCCGCAAGTGCGCGACTTCATCGTTGAAGCGTACGGGCTGGACACTCGGCGCGTCAAGGCCATACCGACCGGTATCGAGCCGGACGAGTTCCGGCACGGCGACGGTGCGGGCGTGCGCCGGCGGCTCGGCATCCCCGCGGACGCGGCGGTACTCACGTTCGTCGGCCGCCTGGGCCGCGAGAAAAACGTGGAGTTCCTGCTGCGGGCGTTTAAGCTGGTCGCGGCGCGCCGGAGCGACGCGCACTTGGTGCTGGTGGGCGACGGGCCCATCCGCTCGCAGCTGGAGGAGCTGGCCGCGCAGGAGGGGCTGGCGGGCCGCGTGCACTTCACGGGTACGCTGGCGAAGCCCGACGTCATCGACGTGTACCACGCCGCGGACGTGTTCGTCATCGCCTCAACCACCGAAACGCAAGGCCTGGTCACCCTGGAAGCGATGGCGGCGGGGCTGCCGGTGGTGGGCGTCGACGCGCCGGGGACCCACGACTTGGTCGAGCACGGCGTGCAGGGGCTGCTGACGCCCGAAGCGGAGGATGCGTTCGCCGAGGCAATCGTGCGGGTGCTCGGCGACGCCCAGCTGCGGGCACGGTTTTCCCGGCAAGCGCTGGAGCGGGCCGAGCGCTTCAGCGCGCGCCACATGGCGCTGAAGCTGCTGGAGGCGTACGAAGAGCTGGTGAGGGCGCGCGCCGGCGTCGCCGGGGGAAGGAATCGGCTAGCGGCGATGGAATAA
- the holA gene encoding DNA polymerase III subunit delta: MAATLADFERHLAGRAPEGLFLLLGDDVWAREEALRRIEAALRELDPALDRTVVYGDEANPDELAVSLGTGSLFGSRRLVIVRRCEALPAAAYERLLPLLLRLPASVCAVLAGTALDGRMKAAKALLEAASAWEFALPGAADMPRWVAERAAALGVRLAGSAGQTLLDMVGTDPMTLQTELEKLALYADGRTVTPETVREVASIAIPHAAEGAIFQLVEAVAEGRPAAALSVLHDLLSVGEAPLVILSLIGRQYRLILAACGLPAGTPRAVAARELGIPPAPAQRVLAQARAIGVQGAVRGLRRVLQADMAIKKGLEPRLVLETLVVALSVVDRRQPTNVSR, from the coding sequence ATGGCGGCAACGCTGGCAGACTTCGAACGACATCTGGCCGGCCGTGCGCCGGAAGGATTGTTTCTCTTGCTGGGAGACGACGTCTGGGCGCGCGAGGAGGCGCTGCGCCGCATCGAGGCCGCACTGCGCGAGCTCGACCCGGCGCTGGACCGGACGGTGGTCTATGGAGATGAGGCCAACCCGGACGAGCTGGCGGTGTCGCTCGGAACCGGGTCGCTGTTCGGGAGCCGCCGGCTCGTCATCGTGCGGCGCTGCGAAGCGCTGCCCGCGGCGGCGTACGAGCGGCTGCTGCCGCTGCTCCTGCGGCTGCCGGCCAGCGTGTGCGCCGTGCTGGCGGGGACGGCCTTGGACGGGCGGATGAAGGCCGCCAAAGCGTTGCTGGAGGCCGCCAGCGCGTGGGAGTTCGCCCTGCCCGGGGCGGCGGACATGCCGCGCTGGGTGGCGGAACGAGCCGCGGCATTGGGCGTGCGGCTCGCGGGCTCGGCCGGGCAGACGCTTCTCGACATGGTCGGAACCGACCCGATGACGCTGCAGACGGAGCTGGAAAAGCTGGCGCTGTATGCGGACGGGAGGACCGTGACGCCCGAGACGGTCCGGGAGGTGGCCAGCATCGCCATTCCTCACGCCGCCGAGGGCGCCATCTTTCAGCTGGTAGAAGCGGTCGCCGAGGGCAGGCCCGCGGCAGCCCTGTCGGTGCTGCACGACTTGCTTTCCGTCGGAGAAGCGCCGCTCGTGATCTTGTCGCTCATCGGCCGGCAGTACCGGCTCATCCTCGCGGCCTGCGGCTTGCCGGCGGGCACGCCGCGGGCGGTGGCCGCGCGGGAGTTGGGCATTCCCCCCGCACCGGCCCAGCGCGTGCTGGCCCAAGCGCGGGCCATCGGCGTGCAGGGCGCGGTGCGGGGGCTGCGGCGTGTGTTGCAGGCCGATATGGCAATAAAAAAGGGCCTTGAACCCCGTCTCGTACTCGAAACGCTGGTCGTGGCCCTCTCGGTCGTTGACCGGCGTCAGCCGACGAACGTCAGCCGTTGA
- the mviN gene encoding murein biosynthesis integral membrane protein MurJ: protein MRDDAEVAYTILLHGLIIADRRHLGTRSLRRVFAPGHASRRGEFLWPDAAGGNGMSNSQGRAIARNAGSVMLLILISRLLGFIRERAIAEVFGLTWETDAFRAAFNIPDLMYFLLVGGAISSAFIPVFSEQLARGQEKEAWRMASAFISLVTAALLTLTVLGVAASPWLAPLVAPGFDDAQLAFLVVLMRVMFPAVLFTALAGVCMGVHNSYQSFVAPLLGPIMYNVSITLGAYILGPRMGIMGMALGTVAGAVINFLMQVPFVAGKVRRFPWSLDLKHPGLHKVLRLMGPTILGLSIVQLNTIILTALASTLDAGSITALNLANRLVQLPLGVFGMGMSMVTFPVLARQAALGDVQQFRATLSSGLRAVLFITVPSAAGLIALREPIVRLLFEVGEFGPDDTAMTAYALVFFSLGVFAVSCVQLLTRAFYSLQDTVTPVKIGALTVATNTLTAAALLRWTSLAHGGLALAHSLASVVQMTTQLLLLRRKLGGRLDGSKLLGTLARAAAAALVMMPAAAGAAKAVGARVDVATLAGRLAETGAGIAAGVAVYALAAAALRMEELRMVWSLLQRRLAFLTRRRNGRSA from the coding sequence ATGCGCGATGATGCAGAAGTTGCGTATACGATCCTGTTGCATGGCCTCATTATAGCAGACCGGCGGCACCTCGGAACGCGTTCGCTCCGGCGCGTTTTCGCACCAGGACACGCCTCGCGCCGGGGCGAATTCCTGTGGCCGGATGCGGCAGGAGGAAACGGCATGAGCAACAGCCAGGGACGCGCCATCGCCAGAAACGCCGGCAGCGTCATGCTGCTCATTTTGATCTCGCGGCTCCTCGGGTTTATCCGCGAGCGGGCCATCGCGGAAGTGTTCGGCCTCACGTGGGAAACCGACGCCTTTCGCGCCGCCTTCAACATTCCTGATTTGATGTACTTTCTTCTCGTCGGCGGAGCCATCAGTTCGGCTTTCATCCCAGTCTTCAGCGAGCAGCTGGCGCGCGGGCAGGAGAAGGAGGCCTGGCGCATGGCCTCCGCGTTCATCAGCCTCGTCACCGCCGCGCTGCTGACGCTGACGGTGCTGGGCGTCGCGGCGTCGCCCTGGCTGGCGCCGCTGGTTGCGCCGGGCTTCGACGACGCGCAGCTGGCTTTCTTGGTGGTTTTAATGCGCGTCATGTTCCCGGCCGTGCTGTTTACGGCGCTGGCGGGCGTCTGCATGGGCGTGCACAACTCGTACCAGAGCTTCGTGGCGCCGCTTTTGGGCCCCATCATGTACAACGTCTCCATCACCCTGGGAGCGTACATCCTCGGGCCCCGTATGGGCATTATGGGCATGGCCCTCGGCACGGTCGCGGGCGCCGTCATCAACTTTCTCATGCAAGTTCCCTTCGTCGCCGGCAAAGTCCGGCGATTTCCATGGAGCCTCGACCTCAAGCATCCTGGCCTGCACAAAGTGCTGCGGCTCATGGGGCCCACGATTCTGGGCCTTTCCATCGTCCAGCTCAACACCATCATTTTGACCGCGCTGGCGTCCACCCTGGACGCGGGCAGCATCACGGCCCTCAACCTCGCCAACCGGCTAGTACAGTTGCCGCTGGGCGTGTTTGGGATGGGCATGTCCATGGTGACTTTCCCCGTCTTGGCGCGGCAGGCCGCGCTGGGCGACGTGCAGCAGTTTCGCGCCACGCTCTCCAGCGGCCTGCGCGCCGTGCTGTTCATCACGGTGCCGTCGGCGGCAGGCCTCATCGCGCTGCGGGAGCCCATCGTGCGCCTGCTGTTCGAGGTGGGCGAATTCGGCCCGGACGACACGGCGATGACGGCGTACGCGCTCGTCTTCTTCTCGCTTGGCGTCTTCGCCGTCTCGTGCGTGCAGCTGTTGACCCGAGCCTTCTACTCGCTGCAAGACACCGTGACGCCGGTGAAGATCGGTGCGCTGACGGTGGCGACCAACACGCTGACGGCGGCCGCGCTGCTGCGCTGGACTTCACTGGCCCACGGCGGCTTGGCGCTGGCCCACTCGCTGGCGTCGGTCGTGCAGATGACGACGCAGCTGTTGCTGCTGCGGCGGAAGTTGGGAGGGCGGCTGGACGGGAGCAAGCTGCTGGGGACGCTGGCGCGCGCCGCGGCGGCGGCGCTGGTCATGATGCCGGCGGCCGCCGGGGCGGCGAAGGCGGTCGGGGCGCGCGTCGACGTGGCCACGCTGGCGGGGCGGCTGGCGGAAACGGGCGCCGGCATCGCCGCAGGCGTGGCGGTGTATGCGCTGGCGGCGGCCGCGCTGCGGATGGAAGAGCTGCGCATGGTCTGGTCGCTGCTGCAGCGCCGGCTGGCGTTCCTCACTCGAAGGCGGAACGGCCGAAGCGCATGA
- a CDS encoding DNA internalization-related competence protein ComEC/Rec2, giving the protein MSVMRRARLVDLCVLFAVGVAVQHAAPLAARQWLALLGLVAVAAAWAAWRPGTVRRGAGVLAALLVVGWGAWWCARWEEKLQDGLDPFIGDGPVTILGVVVSHPEAESDRTYVVLEVREIRRGDEVAYPRARVQVTVVDAPPVTYGDVVLMRAELRRPDPAANPGGFDYREWLRRQAITATAFVRYARHFEVVGSDPPNPLMQAASRLRTVVQAGLAAVLPPEEAAVVAAVALGDRRPLAADTEEAFRRSGLSHLLAVSGLHVNFFVFVGYAVLKALRVPALPRALAALVLAWLYVLATGARPPAVRAGVMATAGIAADALGRRRHPQAALAAGALVLLLHNPLVLFDVSFQLSIAATAAIVLLARPLRRRMRRLPGPAASALAVTLAAQIGVTPLLASTFYQVSLAGIAGSALAAPLASLLVPAGLLAGLLGSVAPSVGAWLGAAVRVLAVGLAGLAEWLARVPWAMVDVSPPLPALVAGWWLLWWARLQQGLSSVRRRRVTLAAAALLAAGLWAPLLAEGAAQQLEVIVLDVGQGDAVFIRTPDGVTALVDGGGWAGGAAAGNPGDSVLLPYLRYAGVGAVDVVVNTHPHEDHLQGLVPVLARRPVALAVDGGQDVPGPSWPEYRRVVEEKGVMRWVARAGDVIRLGRHVVLEVLHPAEPLRGTRSDLNNNSVVLRVKYGETAALLTGDIESEAQLELLQRGTDLRAQVVKVPHHGSRWAFVGAFYEAVGAEIAVIPVGTNTYGHPAPEVVEALARMGMRVYRTDQHGAVLLSSDGTRWTVRTMLAP; this is encoded by the coding sequence GTGAGCGTCATGCGGCGGGCGCGGCTCGTTGACCTGTGCGTCCTCTTCGCGGTGGGGGTGGCTGTGCAACACGCCGCGCCGCTGGCCGCGCGGCAGTGGCTGGCCTTGCTGGGCCTCGTAGCGGTCGCGGCCGCGTGGGCCGCCTGGCGCCCGGGAACGGTGCGGCGCGGCGCCGGCGTGCTCGCAGCGTTGCTGGTCGTCGGCTGGGGCGCCTGGTGGTGCGCGCGCTGGGAGGAGAAGCTGCAGGACGGGCTGGATCCGTTCATCGGCGACGGACCGGTGACGATCCTCGGCGTCGTCGTCAGCCACCCGGAGGCGGAGAGCGACCGAACCTACGTCGTGCTGGAAGTGCGCGAGATCCGGCGCGGCGACGAGGTCGCCTATCCCCGGGCCCGGGTCCAGGTGACGGTGGTGGACGCGCCGCCGGTGACCTATGGCGACGTGGTGTTGATGCGGGCTGAGCTGCGCCGGCCGGATCCGGCAGCTAACCCGGGAGGGTTCGACTACCGCGAGTGGCTGCGGCGGCAAGCCATCACGGCTACGGCGTTCGTGCGCTACGCGCGCCACTTCGAGGTGGTCGGATCCGACCCGCCGAATCCGCTGATGCAGGCCGCCAGCCGGCTGCGCACTGTCGTACAGGCGGGGCTGGCCGCAGTGTTGCCGCCCGAGGAGGCGGCGGTCGTCGCGGCCGTGGCGCTGGGCGACCGCCGGCCGCTGGCGGCAGACACGGAGGAAGCGTTTCGACGGTCCGGGCTCAGCCATCTCTTGGCCGTATCGGGACTGCACGTCAATTTCTTCGTGTTCGTCGGCTACGCGGTCTTGAAGGCGCTGCGAGTTCCCGCGCTGCCGCGGGCGTTGGCGGCGCTGGTTCTGGCGTGGCTGTACGTATTGGCCACCGGCGCCCGGCCGCCCGCCGTGCGGGCAGGCGTCATGGCCACGGCCGGCATCGCGGCCGACGCCCTGGGACGACGCCGCCACCCGCAGGCGGCGCTGGCCGCCGGCGCGCTGGTCTTGCTCTTGCACAATCCGCTCGTGTTGTTCGATGTCTCGTTTCAGCTTTCGATCGCCGCGACGGCGGCCATCGTCCTCCTCGCCCGGCCTTTGCGCCGCCGGATGCGCCGCTTGCCCGGCCCGGCGGCGTCGGCTCTGGCCGTGACGCTGGCGGCACAGATCGGGGTGACGCCCCTGTTAGCCTCCACGTTTTACCAGGTGTCTCTGGCCGGCATCGCGGGCAGCGCGTTGGCGGCGCCGCTGGCGTCGCTGCTGGTACCCGCCGGGCTGCTGGCCGGTTTGCTCGGATCTGTGGCTCCTTCCGTCGGCGCCTGGCTCGGCGCGGCCGTGCGCGTGCTGGCGGTGGGTCTGGCGGGCTTGGCTGAGTGGCTGGCGCGGGTGCCGTGGGCTATGGTTGATGTGTCACCGCCCCTGCCCGCACTCGTCGCCGGGTGGTGGCTGCTCTGGTGGGCCCGGCTACAGCAGGGCTTGTCGTCGGTCCGCCGCCGGCGCGTGACGCTCGCGGCCGCGGCCTTGCTGGCTGCGGGTTTGTGGGCGCCGCTCTTGGCGGAAGGCGCGGCGCAGCAGCTTGAAGTCATCGTGCTCGACGTAGGCCAGGGCGACGCGGTTTTCATTCGCACGCCCGACGGTGTCACGGCTCTCGTCGACGGCGGCGGGTGGGCGGGCGGCGCGGCGGCCGGCAATCCCGGCGACAGCGTCCTCCTGCCGTACTTGCGCTACGCCGGCGTGGGCGCGGTAGACGTGGTCGTCAACACCCATCCCCACGAGGACCACCTGCAGGGGCTCGTGCCCGTGCTGGCCCGCCGGCCCGTGGCGCTGGCCGTCGACGGCGGGCAGGACGTCCCAGGGCCCTCGTGGCCGGAGTACCGGCGGGTGGTGGAGGAGAAAGGCGTCATGCGCTGGGTGGCGCGGGCGGGCGACGTAATTCGCCTGGGCCGGCATGTGGTGCTGGAGGTGTTGCATCCGGCGGAGCCGCTGCGCGGGACGCGCTCGGACCTGAACAACAACTCCGTCGTCCTGCGGGTGAAATACGGCGAGACGGCCGCGCTTCTTACCGGCGACATCGAGAGCGAGGCACAGCTGGAGCTCTTGCAACGGGGGACGGACCTCCGGGCCCAAGTGGTGAAAGTGCCGCACCACGGCAGCCGCTGGGCGTTCGTCGGCGCTTTCTACGAGGCGGTGGGAGCGGAGATCGCGGTCATCCCCGTCGGAACCAACACGTACGGCCACCCGGCGCCGGAGGTGGTTGAGGCGCTGGCCCGCATGGGCATGCGTGTCTACCGGACCGACCAGCACGGGGCGGTCCTGCTGTCCAGCGACGGCACGCGCTGGACGGTGCGGACGATGCTGGCGCCGTAG